A genomic region of Aeropyrum pernix K1 contains the following coding sequences:
- a CDS encoding alpha/beta fold hydrolase produces the protein MASEEPLRLETWDGGLISYITISPPRWGGDTILMLHGLGENSRVWLHIARLAAGLGARIVLPDLRGHGGSRPGQGGVSLEAMAKDLEALVKREGQGRVHLMGFSLGGFVVLEAVDKDILEPGGGFESAILVGALHRPADPEGMRARARLARERGVEEAARAIAAAVYRGVNMNLAYQAALKLLQRIGPHVYASIVEELAGRDYTRAFQRLTAEAPTTVVVGSRDPLAAGLLEEARRILGPRGRIVVIEGAGHLVHLEAASRLIEAVKTHLGSALGGQGL, from the coding sequence TTGGCTTCCGAGGAACCGCTTAGACTCGAGACTTGGGACGGAGGCCTCATATCCTACATAACCATATCGCCCCCGAGGTGGGGCGGCGACACAATCCTCATGCTACACGGCCTCGGGGAGAACTCCAGGGTTTGGCTCCACATAGCCAGGCTGGCGGCCGGGCTTGGGGCGAGGATCGTGCTCCCCGACCTGAGGGGCCATGGCGGCAGCAGGCCTGGCCAGGGGGGTGTATCTCTGGAGGCTATGGCGAAGGACCTGGAGGCCCTCGTAAAGAGGGAGGGGCAGGGTAGGGTGCATCTAATGGGCTTCAGCCTCGGCGGGTTTGTGGTGCTCGAAGCGGTGGACAAGGACATCCTGGAACCCGGCGGAGGGTTCGAAAGCGCGATCCTGGTGGGGGCTCTTCACAGGCCAGCCGACCCCGAGGGGATGAGGGCTAGGGCCAGGCTCGCCAGGGAGAGGGGTGTGGAGGAGGCGGCTAGAGCGATCGCGGCTGCTGTATACCGGGGGGTTAACATGAATCTCGCCTATCAAGCCGCCCTAAAACTCCTACAGAGAATAGGCCCCCATGTCTACGCGAGCATAGTAGAGGAGCTGGCAGGGCGGGACTACACCCGGGCTTTCCAGAGGCTCACAGCCGAGGCTCCCACCACTGTGGTCGTGGGTTCTAGGGACCCGCTGGCGGCTGGTCTGCTAGAGGAGGCACGCCGCATCCTAGGCCCTAGGGGGAGAATAGTGGTTATCGAGGGGGCCGGCCACCTAGTCCACCTTGAGGCTGCTTCCAGGCTCATCGAGGCTGTGAAGACCCACCTAGGCTCTGCCCTCGGCGGCCAGGGCCTCTAG
- a CDS encoding bifunctional ADP-dependent NAD(P)H-hydrate dehydratase/NAD(P)H-hydrate epimerase, translating to MVLCPGVRMASPEDAISTEDMRAFEINAENLGVSIELLMENAGNAVAGVLECLLGGLQGAKVAVLAGKGGNGGDGIAAARRLAARGARVEIHLTHPRGEVKHPAARTMLKGVEASRVEVLEPGAPGWLDLGGVDAVVDALLGIGVKGGLRGSVKAAAEAYNKAGGLKISVDVPTGVDPDTGDAVEGAVRSDYTVSMHKPKKGLFKGAAPLYAGEVLTAEIGVPWAAEYYAGPGDVAARIPRRPRDAHKGVGGRVLVVGGSSEYVGAPILAALAAYAAGVDLVYLASPFSREAALARPEIVPRRMEEASRVVERVHAVVAGPGMGGEGEDLLWEVLDAARKRGVPAVVDADGLKALARRGDRLWGGAVLTPHRGEAKLLLGGEDLPPLRAAREIAARYGATTIVKAPVDAVCSPEGRCRESPWGAPEMSVGGTGDVLAGVLAGFLARRRALGLDPDPLNTAAAALYTVGKAGEDLATEEGLVSPLRLVEAVKRVVAGSRT from the coding sequence TTGGTCCTGTGCCCCGGGGTTAGGATGGCGAGCCCTGAGGACGCTATCTCAACAGAGGATATGAGGGCGTTCGAGATCAACGCCGAGAACCTCGGGGTTTCTATCGAGCTTCTCATGGAGAACGCTGGAAACGCCGTAGCAGGGGTTCTAGAGTGCCTCCTCGGCGGACTCCAGGGGGCCAAGGTTGCTGTGCTCGCGGGCAAGGGTGGGAACGGCGGCGACGGCATAGCAGCCGCCCGGAGGCTCGCGGCCCGGGGAGCCAGGGTTGAGATCCACCTAACCCACCCCCGGGGGGAGGTTAAGCATCCTGCCGCGAGGACAATGCTCAAGGGGGTGGAGGCGAGCCGCGTCGAGGTGCTAGAGCCCGGCGCACCTGGCTGGCTGGACCTAGGGGGTGTTGACGCTGTTGTCGACGCCCTCCTAGGGATAGGCGTTAAGGGGGGCCTCCGGGGCAGTGTTAAGGCTGCGGCGGAAGCCTACAACAAGGCTGGGGGCCTCAAGATCTCGGTGGACGTGCCGACGGGTGTAGACCCGGACACGGGGGATGCAGTCGAGGGCGCCGTGAGGTCTGACTATACAGTCTCTATGCACAAGCCCAAGAAGGGCCTCTTCAAGGGAGCCGCACCCCTCTACGCCGGCGAGGTCCTCACGGCAGAGATAGGGGTGCCCTGGGCTGCTGAGTACTACGCAGGCCCCGGCGACGTTGCGGCTAGGATACCTAGGAGGCCCCGGGACGCCCACAAGGGCGTCGGTGGGCGGGTTCTCGTCGTAGGGGGCAGCAGCGAGTACGTTGGAGCCCCAATACTAGCAGCCCTCGCCGCCTACGCAGCGGGAGTGGACCTGGTGTACCTAGCCTCTCCCTTCTCGCGGGAGGCAGCCCTGGCCAGGCCCGAGATAGTGCCCAGGAGGATGGAGGAGGCTAGCCGGGTTGTCGAGAGGGTTCACGCGGTGGTGGCTGGCCCGGGCATGGGAGGGGAGGGCGAGGACCTGCTGTGGGAGGTCCTCGACGCCGCGAGGAAAAGGGGGGTGCCCGCCGTTGTCGACGCCGACGGCCTCAAAGCGCTGGCGAGAAGGGGGGATAGGCTCTGGGGCGGAGCCGTGTTAACGCCACACAGGGGCGAGGCCAAACTGCTCCTAGGCGGGGAGGACCTCCCTCCCCTCAGGGCTGCGAGGGAGATAGCAGCCCGGTACGGAGCCACCACCATCGTCAAGGCCCCGGTGGACGCTGTGTGCAGCCCGGAGGGGAGGTGCAGGGAGTCGCCCTGGGGGGCCCCGGAGATGAGCGTCGGCGGCACGGGGGACGTGCTCGCGGGCGTGTTAGCAGGCTTCCTAGCTAGGAGGAGGGCGCTCGGCCTGGACCCAGACCCTCTGAACACGGCCGCCGCAGCACTCTACACCGTAGGCAAGGCTGGGGAGGACCTGGCTACGGAGGAGGGCCTGGTCTCGCCCCTCAGGCTGGTGGAGGCCGTGAAGAGGGTTGTGGCGGGCAGTAGGACTTAA
- a CDS encoding PIN domain-containing protein yields the protein MEAHRLGAHKVVVLLDSNTLILMASGRIAPSMILEAINSSFKPATTSTVVAELRGLAEIHRTRLLGRRAQTALRLLQQMGVEVIETESRDADDSLEEAAEKLKVEGAKVYVATSDRSLRRRLRRRGVPTIYYRSSEARLEADWWDDL from the coding sequence GTGGAGGCTCATAGGCTGGGGGCTCATAAAGTAGTAGTTCTCCTGGACTCCAACACCCTTATCCTGATGGCCTCCGGCCGAATAGCCCCAAGCATGATCTTAGAGGCGATAAACTCCAGCTTCAAACCCGCCACCACGTCTACAGTAGTAGCCGAGCTGCGGGGGCTCGCTGAGATACATAGGACAAGGCTCCTCGGCAGGAGGGCCCAGACCGCCCTCAGGCTCCTCCAGCAGATGGGAGTTGAGGTCATAGAAACTGAGAGCCGAGACGCCGACGACAGCCTCGAGGAAGCTGCCGAAAAGCTCAAAGTAGAGGGGGCTAAAGTATACGTGGCAACCAGCGACAGGAGCCTGAGGAGGAGGCTCCGCCGCAGAGGGGTGCCTACAATCTACTACAGGTCCTCAGAGGCCAGGCTGGAGGCCGACTGGTGGGACGACCTGTAA
- the eif2g gene encoding translation initiation factor IF-2 subunit gamma, translated as MSGGDKRQPEVNIGVVGHVDHGKTTLVQALTGVWTMRHSEEIRRGMTIKLGYADGEVWECEGCGFPERFSPEPVCECDPQASASLRRRVSYVDAPGHEILMATMLSGAALMDGALLVVAANEPCPQPQTKEHLVALEIIGIKNIVIVQNKVDVVSRERAKESYQEILNFIKGTIAEGSPIIPVSALKRANIDAVLAAIEKFIPTPPRDLDKPPVMYISRSFDVNRPGTPPERLVGGVVGGSIIQGVFRVGDEIEISPGVAVRKPGGRVEYVRLHTTITSLRFGSIEVEEARPGGLVAIGTQLDPSVTKADNLVGNVVGKPGELPEPLTTLRIEHHLLEKVVGMKEEARVEPIRRGEMLMLSVGTAITLGVVTRAGKDEIEVQLRRPVVTWPKARVALSRRIMGRWRLIGWGLIK; from the coding sequence TTGAGCGGTGGAGACAAGCGTCAGCCTGAGGTCAACATTGGAGTAGTAGGCCACGTCGACCACGGCAAGACCACGCTCGTACAGGCGCTCACGGGAGTCTGGACTATGAGGCACAGCGAGGAGATTAGGCGGGGCATGACCATTAAGCTGGGGTACGCCGACGGCGAGGTGTGGGAGTGCGAGGGCTGCGGGTTCCCGGAGAGGTTCAGCCCAGAGCCTGTGTGCGAGTGTGACCCCCAGGCTAGCGCCTCCCTCAGGAGGAGGGTCAGCTATGTGGACGCGCCTGGACACGAGATACTGATGGCCACCATGCTAAGCGGGGCAGCCCTTATGGACGGCGCCCTCCTGGTTGTGGCTGCCAACGAGCCCTGCCCACAGCCCCAGACCAAGGAGCATCTCGTGGCGCTCGAGATCATAGGTATCAAGAACATAGTAATAGTCCAGAACAAGGTGGACGTCGTCTCTAGGGAGAGGGCCAAGGAGAGCTACCAGGAGATCCTGAACTTCATCAAGGGGACGATAGCCGAGGGGAGCCCGATCATCCCTGTCAGCGCGCTCAAGAGGGCTAACATCGACGCCGTGCTGGCAGCGATAGAGAAGTTCATACCCACGCCGCCGAGAGACCTGGATAAGCCGCCGGTGATGTACATCAGCAGGAGCTTCGACGTCAACAGACCTGGCACGCCGCCTGAGAGGCTTGTCGGCGGGGTTGTCGGGGGGAGCATAATCCAGGGTGTCTTCAGGGTTGGGGACGAGATAGAGATAAGCCCGGGTGTGGCCGTGCGGAAGCCGGGGGGCAGGGTGGAGTACGTCAGGCTCCACACCACAATCACTAGCCTAAGGTTCGGGAGTATAGAGGTGGAGGAGGCGAGGCCGGGGGGCCTCGTGGCTATAGGCACTCAGCTCGACCCCAGCGTGACAAAGGCCGACAACCTGGTCGGCAACGTCGTGGGCAAGCCGGGAGAGCTGCCGGAGCCCCTGACCACGCTGAGGATAGAGCACCACCTGCTTGAGAAGGTTGTGGGTATGAAGGAGGAGGCTAGGGTGGAGCCTATAAGGAGGGGGGAGATGCTGATGCTCTCTGTGGGGACGGCGATAACCCTCGGCGTCGTAACCAGGGCGGGGAAGGACGAGATTGAGGTGCAGCTTAGGAGGCCTGTGGTAACATGGCCCAAGGCGAGGGTGGCCCTGAGCAGGAGGATAATGGGGAGGTGGAGGCTCATAGGCTGGGGGCTCATAAAGTAG
- a CDS encoding S6e family ribosomal protein yields the protein MSEERPPLRIVISDPRAGDRVVRVKVKGVEDIEYTDDMRKTKESDRRRLPIARVSRKLYEELNLGEVGVLTLRFTTPDGKKVKVPFKAEVKEGLEDNVVEVNMELLGEAAGELETEADAFRAKSWQIAVPDDVHVKLAGLEIGDVFDGGLIGMPGLKFKIRGGTDATGIPMHPGVPGSGRYKVLLAGPPGFHPRERGERRRKSVRGRMIPDPRGERRKTALAQLNIVIHYGDKEE from the coding sequence GTGTCGGAGGAGAGGCCACCACTCAGGATAGTGATATCTGACCCCCGCGCTGGGGATAGGGTTGTCAGGGTTAAGGTGAAGGGAGTAGAAGATATTGAGTATACTGACGACATGAGGAAGACTAAGGAGTCTGACAGGAGGAGGCTCCCCATCGCCAGGGTCAGCAGGAAGCTCTACGAGGAGCTGAACCTCGGCGAGGTGGGGGTTCTCACCCTGAGATTCACGACCCCCGACGGCAAGAAGGTTAAGGTCCCCTTTAAGGCCGAGGTCAAGGAGGGTCTTGAGGATAATGTGGTCGAGGTCAACATGGAGCTCCTCGGCGAGGCTGCGGGCGAGCTGGAGACGGAGGCTGACGCGTTCAGAGCCAAATCCTGGCAGATAGCGGTTCCCGATGATGTCCACGTTAAGCTGGCCGGCCTTGAGATAGGAGACGTCTTCGACGGAGGGCTCATCGGCATGCCAGGGCTCAAGTTCAAGATAAGAGGGGGCACGGACGCTACAGGGATACCAATGCACCCTGGAGTGCCGGGGTCGGGGAGGTATAAGGTTCTCCTAGCAGGCCCGCCGGGCTTCCACCCCAGGGAGAGGGGTGAGAGGAGGAGGAAGAGCGTCAGGGGGAGGATGATACCCGATCCTAGGGGTGAGAGGAGGAAGACCGCCCTAGCCCAGCTAAACATTGTCATCCACTACGGCGACAAGGAGGAGTAA